Proteins encoded by one window of Vibrio algicola:
- a CDS encoding ChrR family anti-sigma-E factor, with the protein MIKHHPTTTILQRFVDGDLPVSVSIVVASHVEICLHCQQRSMQLTEQSAKALFQQASGQEILVQSSDLDDLDMTIDEISMMDSITSIDVTEDKMASETPLPKTVTEIEINGTRIALPRAMRSIGLKPWQGFGKISRARAVLDDGHLKMSLLHLAKGGGIPTHTHNGFEITLLLESSFHDDMGEYNAGDFIWLDGKHTHSPLTEQGCVCLTVSNDAIHFTQGGSQLLNPIGKFIY; encoded by the coding sequence ATGATTAAACATCACCCGACTACGACCATTTTACAGCGTTTCGTCGATGGCGATTTACCCGTATCGGTTTCAATTGTGGTGGCCAGTCACGTTGAGATATGCCTACACTGCCAGCAACGCAGCATGCAATTAACCGAGCAGTCGGCGAAGGCATTATTTCAACAGGCTTCAGGTCAAGAGATTTTAGTGCAGTCATCTGATCTAGATGATCTAGATATGACCATAGACGAAATCAGCATGATGGACAGCATCACCAGTATTGATGTGACGGAAGATAAAATGGCTTCCGAGACACCATTACCCAAAACAGTGACTGAAATTGAGATCAACGGCACCCGTATTGCCCTGCCACGAGCCATGAGATCGATCGGCTTAAAACCATGGCAAGGATTTGGCAAGATCTCTCGCGCTCGCGCGGTGCTGGATGATGGTCACTTAAAAATGTCACTGCTACACCTTGCCAAAGGTGGCGGCATTCCAACTCATACCCATAATGGTTTTGAAATCACCTTGCTGCTGGAGAGCAGTTTTCACGATGATATGGGGGAATATAACGCGGGCGATTTTATATGGTTGGATGGCAAGCACACTCATAGCCCACTCACAGAGCAAGGCTGTGTTTGCTTGACGGTTTCCAATGATGCGATTCACTTTACTCAAGGGGGGAGCCAGTTACTTAACCCAATCGGTAAGTTTATTTACTAG
- a CDS encoding SLC13 family permease has product MSMLEKESVIPNNSRYLGLFIGPLILLLTLIISPPLEGLSVPAWRMIGLATLMAVWWVTEAAPIPVTSFLPIILSPLLGTASIKEATAAFANPLIFLFLGGFLLSIAMEKWNLHKRVALLAMLTVGNKPAHQIGGLMMVTAFLSMWMSNTATAVMMLPIGMSIIGIVCGEKRDKNPEFASALLLGIAYSASIGGLATLIGTPPNALLAAYLADSYNMELGFGKWMMVGLPLSIIMLGFTWVWLTKISYKLPDTQEGDATSLLGKQLKALGKLSKAEKWVAVIFVGAALSWVFRPLLAKWTGLPINDTSIAMFAALLLFIIPINVKKQEFILDWESTKKLPWGVLLLFGGGLSLAAQIKSSGLADFIGDSLASTGGMPIIIVMLIVTAAIIFLTEVTSNTATAAGFLPLLGPIAIAMGQSPAMLAIPAALAASCAFMMPVATPPNSIVFASGQLRIKEMIRAGFMLNIVGIFFITGISYTLAAWVFGL; this is encoded by the coding sequence ATGTCCATGCTTGAAAAAGAATCGGTTATTCCGAATAACTCCCGTTATTTAGGTCTTTTTATTGGGCCCCTTATTTTACTTCTTACTTTAATTATTTCACCGCCATTGGAAGGCTTAAGTGTGCCCGCTTGGCGCATGATCGGTTTGGCGACCTTGATGGCGGTGTGGTGGGTGACTGAAGCGGCGCCGATTCCTGTTACCTCATTTCTGCCGATTATTCTATCGCCGTTATTAGGTACTGCTTCAATAAAAGAAGCGACCGCGGCATTTGCCAATCCACTGATTTTCTTATTTTTGGGTGGCTTCTTGCTTTCGATTGCGATGGAGAAGTGGAATCTGCATAAACGTGTGGCCTTGTTGGCGATGTTGACGGTAGGCAATAAACCAGCCCATCAAATTGGTGGCTTAATGATGGTAACCGCATTCTTGTCGATGTGGATGAGTAATACCGCGACCGCTGTAATGATGCTGCCGATTGGTATGTCGATCATTGGTATTGTGTGTGGCGAAAAGCGCGATAAAAACCCAGAATTTGCCAGTGCGTTGCTGTTAGGTATTGCATATTCAGCCAGTATTGGTGGCTTGGCGACTTTAATTGGAACGCCACCCAATGCCTTACTTGCGGCCTACTTAGCTGACAGTTACAACATGGAATTAGGTTTTGGCAAGTGGATGATGGTGGGTTTGCCATTGTCGATCATTATGCTGGGCTTTACTTGGGTTTGGCTGACTAAAATTTCTTATAAATTACCCGATACCCAAGAAGGCGATGCGACTAGCTTATTAGGTAAGCAATTAAAAGCGCTAGGTAAGTTGAGTAAAGCGGAGAAATGGGTCGCGGTTATCTTTGTTGGCGCGGCGCTCAGTTGGGTGTTCCGTCCGTTATTAGCTAAATGGACAGGGTTGCCAATTAACGATACCAGTATCGCGATGTTTGCGGCTTTGTTGTTGTTTATTATTCCCATCAATGTGAAGAAACAAGAGTTTATTTTGGATTGGGAAAGCACTAAGAAACTGCCTTGGGGCGTATTGTTGTTATTTGGTGGTGGTTTAAGTCTGGCAGCGCAAATAAAAAGCTCAGGCTTGGCTGATTTCATCGGGGATAGCTTAGCGTCAACTGGTGGCATGCCAATTATTATCGTGATGTTGATTGTGACCGCGGCGATTATTTTCTTAACCGAAGTGACCAGTAATACTGCCACGGCCGCTGGCTTCTTACCATTACTTGGGCCAATTGCGATTGCGATGGGACAAAGTCCTGCAATGTTAGCGATACCTGCGGCATTAGCGGCCAGTTGTGCCTTTATGATGCCAGTAGCAACACCGCCAAACAGTATTGTGTTTGCATCGGGTCAGTTGCGAATTAAAGAGATGATCCGCGCCGGATTTATGCTCAATATTGTCGGTATTTTCTTTATTACAGGGATCAGCTATACCTTAGCCGCTTGGGTGTTTGGATTGTAA
- the phrB gene encoding deoxyribodipyrimidine photo-lyase → MSSLYWIRRDVRLADNPALLSLLNDKHLLPSDLENKPQAANDAPKYALFISTPQQWQQHHLAPIKADLLHRHLELFATQLAEIGIHFIHLQANDFSDQVERLVEFCQANNIQHLVANREPERNEIERDQQVIEAGLDLQLFDCDTIAPLGKILNQQGEMFKVFTPFKKAWVNYIREVGVQYRDPPQSTPTSRSSHKKASLDQSQKSVPQSEPILFDYPRVDSSHWPLIDDVQAQVIPDFLANKVADYSQQRDIPSVKGTSCLSPYLAIGALSARQLAAQLIQRDPQVLYHSEHPSFAWLNELIWRDFYKHLLHHHPRLITGECFQTKYNRLMWRNDNADFQAWCEGKTGYPIVDAAMRQLRQTGWMHNRLRMIVGSFLTKHLLIDWHWGEHFFMSQLIDGDFSANNGGWQWVASTGCDAQPYFRVFNPILQSQRFDPNGDFIRKYLPELKNVPNKQLHFPHDYLSKQGKSEQYWPPLVEHKFARQRAINFFKQS, encoded by the coding sequence TTGAGCTCACTTTATTGGATCCGCCGAGATGTTCGCCTAGCAGATAATCCGGCGCTACTGTCATTATTAAATGATAAGCATCTGTTGCCATCCGACTTAGAAAATAAGCCACAAGCGGCAAACGACGCACCCAAATACGCACTATTTATTTCGACACCACAGCAATGGCAGCAACATCACTTAGCGCCCATCAAAGCGGATTTGTTGCATCGCCATCTTGAATTATTTGCTACCCAGTTGGCGGAAATCGGCATTCATTTTATTCATCTACAAGCCAATGATTTTAGCGATCAAGTCGAGCGATTAGTCGAGTTTTGTCAGGCTAATAATATCCAACACCTTGTGGCCAACCGTGAACCTGAACGCAATGAAATCGAACGAGATCAACAAGTGATAGAAGCGGGTCTTGATTTGCAACTCTTTGATTGCGATACCATTGCGCCGCTAGGAAAAATACTCAACCAACAAGGCGAGATGTTTAAAGTCTTTACTCCGTTTAAAAAAGCTTGGGTCAATTACATCCGAGAAGTTGGAGTGCAATATCGCGATCCGCCACAATCTACACCGACCAGTCGATCCTCGCACAAGAAAGCCTCGCTCGACCAATCGCAGAAATCTGTACCTCAATCTGAACCAATCTTGTTTGATTATCCGCGAGTAGACTCGAGTCACTGGCCATTAATTGATGATGTACAAGCCCAAGTGATCCCTGATTTTTTGGCTAATAAAGTGGCGGATTATTCACAGCAACGTGATATTCCTTCGGTAAAAGGCACTTCTTGCTTATCCCCCTACCTTGCCATTGGTGCGCTCAGTGCCAGACAACTGGCAGCGCAACTTATTCAGCGTGATCCTCAAGTGCTTTATCACTCAGAACACCCTTCTTTTGCTTGGCTGAATGAGCTGATTTGGCGCGATTTTTATAAGCATTTGCTCCATCATCACCCACGTTTAATAACCGGTGAGTGCTTTCAAACTAAATATAACCGCTTAATGTGGCGTAATGATAACGCCGATTTTCAAGCATGGTGTGAAGGTAAAACCGGTTACCCGATTGTCGATGCTGCGATGAGACAGCTACGCCAAACTGGCTGGATGCATAATCGCTTGCGAATGATTGTCGGCAGCTTTTTAACTAAGCACTTATTAATTGATTGGCATTGGGGCGAGCATTTTTTTATGTCGCAGTTAATCGATGGTGATTTCAGTGCCAATAATGGCGGTTGGCAATGGGTCGCCAGCACAGGCTGTGATGCCCAACCTTACTTTCGTGTTTTTAATCCTATCCTACAGAGCCAAAGATTTGATCCAAATGGCGACTTCATTCGTAAATATCTACCAGAGCTAAAAAATGTGCCAAATAAGCAACTGCATTTCCCGCATGACTATTTAAGCAAACAAGGGAAAAGTGAGCAGTATTGGCCACCTTTGGTCGAACATAAATTTGCCCGCCAGCGAGCGATTAACTTTTTTAAGCAGAGCTAA
- a CDS encoding sigma-70 family RNA polymerase sigma factor gives MQQIVYRVIDKEIIIAAQPLLPTDLTPYLILVAKHQDKNAFNVLFTFFAPKIKRFGISKLNSEALAKELIQETMTKVWRKAHLYHPDKSAATTWIYTIMRNTAFDMLRQIQSRSEESLSDDIWPLDSIIDSAHNTEQTHQFEDHLLSKHLLLHLDRLPEAQQQVIRGLYYQDLSQEQLAQHLDIPIGTIKSRLRLALEKLKQYMGEKEHD, from the coding sequence ATGCAGCAAATTGTGTATCGAGTAATCGACAAGGAGATCATCATCGCTGCCCAACCTTTATTGCCAACAGATCTAACCCCATATCTGATATTGGTCGCCAAGCATCAGGATAAGAACGCTTTTAATGTCTTGTTTACATTCTTTGCACCCAAAATAAAACGCTTTGGTATCAGTAAACTCAACAGCGAAGCCTTAGCCAAAGAATTGATTCAAGAAACCATGACCAAAGTATGGCGCAAAGCCCATTTGTATCATCCCGATAAAAGCGCGGCGACCACTTGGATATACACCATAATGCGTAATACTGCTTTTGATATGTTACGCCAAATCCAATCTCGCTCAGAAGAGTCATTATCGGATGATATTTGGCCACTAGATTCGATTATCGACAGTGCCCACAACACAGAGCAAACTCATCAATTTGAAGATCACCTGCTCTCTAAGCATTTACTTCTGCACCTCGATCGCCTTCCAGAAGCTCAGCAACAAGTGATAAGAGGTCTTTATTATCAAGACCTATCACAAGAGCAACTGGCACAACATCTTGATATTCCGATAGGTACGATCAAATCAAGATTGCGATTAGCGTTGGAGAAATTAAAGCAATACATGGGGGAGAAGGAGCATGATTAA
- a CDS encoding nuclear transport factor 2 family protein translates to MTDGSEPHTRHQPWLQNFIVMYQALGTSKLDRQQAGSQPQDFKLLHQVYHSEVEFIDPLHHVSGICALVAYFKNIYTHVEHCQFAIHHVVESDHEAAIYWTMTYTHRKLNHHQPIKVEGHSHLKQREGMVGYHRDYLDVGAMVYEHIPLLGRVIKTIKQRAGE, encoded by the coding sequence ATGACTGACGGATCAGAGCCGCACACTCGCCATCAACCTTGGCTGCAAAACTTCATCGTTATGTATCAAGCGTTAGGCACTTCAAAGCTAGATCGGCAGCAAGCAGGCTCGCAGCCGCAAGACTTTAAGTTGCTGCATCAGGTTTATCATTCTGAGGTCGAGTTTATCGATCCACTGCATCATGTGAGCGGTATTTGTGCCTTAGTCGCCTACTTCAAAAACATTTATACCCATGTCGAACACTGCCAATTTGCTATCCATCATGTGGTGGAATCAGATCACGAAGCAGCCATTTATTGGACTATGACTTACACCCATCGCAAGCTCAACCATCACCAACCGATTAAGGTCGAAGGGCACTCTCATTTAAAGCAACGAGAAGGGATGGTCGGATATCACCGTGATTATTTGGATGTCGGCGCGATGGTTTATGAACATATTCCTTTACTCGGTCGCGTGATTAAAACCATCAAACAGCGAGCAGGGGAATAA
- a CDS encoding SDR family oxidoreductase, with product MKKLIVITGASSGIGEAIARRLSGEGHPLLLLARRVDRLEALNLPNTLCAKVDVTNAQSFVDAVAIAEAKFGPVDGLVNNAGSMLLGQLDQQDASEWKTMFDVNVIGLMNGMQAVLAPMKARQTGTIINISSVAGRKTFGNHAAYCGSKFAVHAISENVREEVADSNVRVTTIAPGAVDTELLSHTTSDAIKDGYKDWTASMGGALVADDIARTVAFAYQQPQGVCIREIVVAATRQTM from the coding sequence ATGAAAAAGTTAATCGTAATTACAGGTGCAAGTTCTGGTATTGGTGAAGCTATCGCCCGTCGTTTAAGCGGCGAAGGTCACCCTCTTTTATTATTGGCGCGTCGCGTTGATCGTTTAGAAGCATTAAACTTGCCAAATACCTTGTGCGCTAAAGTCGATGTGACTAATGCACAAAGCTTTGTTGATGCGGTTGCCATTGCTGAAGCCAAATTTGGCCCAGTCGATGGTTTAGTCAACAACGCTGGCAGCATGTTATTAGGTCAACTGGATCAACAAGATGCCAGCGAATGGAAAACCATGTTTGATGTTAACGTGATTGGCTTAATGAATGGCATGCAGGCGGTGCTTGCACCAATGAAAGCACGTCAAACTGGCACTATCATTAACATCAGCTCGGTGGCAGGACGCAAAACCTTTGGTAATCACGCCGCTTATTGTGGCAGTAAATTCGCGGTACATGCGATTTCTGAAAATGTACGCGAAGAAGTGGCCGATTCTAATGTTCGTGTCACCACCATTGCCCCTGGCGCAGTGGATACGGAATTGTTATCGCACACCACATCAGATGCGATTAAAGATGGTTACAAAGATTGGACTGCAAGCATGGGTGGCGCATTAGTTGCTGATGATATCGCTCGCACTGTGGCGTTTGCTTACCAACAGCCACAAGGCGTTTGTATTCGTGAAATCGTGGTAGCGGCGACTCGTCAAACCATGTAA
- a CDS encoding YbgA family protein has protein sequence MDSKLTIGISACVLGQKVRFNAGHKRSAFCTDQLGEFADFVPVCPEVAIGLPTPRPTIRQILNDDIITVSQPDGSGDVTQALKDFGQAHAKTTFDMAGFIFCAKSPTCGMERVKVYYHHGKGSASTGVGVFAEQVMQANPCLPVEENDRLNDPVIKENFITRIFVYHRWLKTRKSGLTKHKLITFHRAHKYLVMSHHIESYRALGQLLARADQPLEQQADQYILGLMTALKIKATRKSHTNTLQHLQGYFKKQLTAEKKQALSEEINAYREGYSPLLVPLTLINHHLKEFPNEYLSDQVYLTPHPKELKLRYGY, from the coding sequence ATGGATTCAAAACTGACAATCGGCATCAGTGCTTGTGTGCTAGGACAGAAAGTTCGCTTTAATGCTGGCCATAAGCGTTCGGCATTTTGCACCGATCAACTGGGTGAATTTGCCGACTTTGTCCCTGTGTGCCCAGAAGTGGCTATCGGCTTACCAACGCCAAGACCGACCATTCGCCAAATTCTCAATGACGATATTATTACCGTCTCCCAACCCGATGGCAGCGGCGATGTCACCCAAGCTTTAAAAGATTTTGGTCAAGCTCATGCCAAAACCACTTTTGATATGGCAGGATTTATTTTCTGCGCCAAAAGCCCAACCTGCGGTATGGAAAGAGTCAAAGTGTATTATCATCACGGCAAAGGTTCAGCCTCAACTGGGGTTGGCGTATTTGCCGAGCAGGTTATGCAAGCCAATCCCTGCTTGCCGGTTGAAGAAAACGATCGCTTAAATGATCCGGTGATCAAAGAAAACTTTATTACCCGCATTTTTGTTTATCATCGTTGGCTTAAAACCAGAAAATCGGGTCTGACCAAACATAAACTCATTACCTTTCATCGCGCTCATAAGTATCTGGTGATGAGTCATCATATTGAAAGTTATCGCGCCCTTGGTCAGCTACTCGCCCGTGCTGACCAGCCATTAGAGCAGCAAGCCGATCAATACATTCTCGGCTTAATGACGGCGCTAAAAATCAAAGCCACTCGTAAATCGCACACTAACACTTTGCAGCACCTACAAGGCTACTTTAAAAAGCAATTAACCGCCGAAAAAAAACAAGCGTTAAGTGAGGAGATCAACGCCTACCGCGAGGGCTACTCTCCATTATTAGTACCGTTGACCTTAATCAACCATCATTTAAAAGAATTCCCAAATGAATATTTAAGCGATCAGGTTTACTTAACGCCACACCCGAAAGAACTCAAACTGAGGTATGGATATTGA